One segment of Panicum virgatum strain AP13 chromosome 1K, P.virgatum_v5, whole genome shotgun sequence DNA contains the following:
- the LOC120650769 gene encoding replication protein A 32 kDa subunit A-like, giving the protein MSQPDLSPSQFTSSQSQNDAAAPSKMRGASSTMPLTVKQIDDAHQSATGDKGAPFLVDGVETANIRLVGMVNGKAERTTDVSFTLDDGTGRLDFIRWVNDASDSSETAAVRNGMYVSVIGSLKGLQERKRATAFSVGPVTDFNEVTLHFIQCVRMHIENTKSKVSLPHETSSSVGVSASNVFSESSTPTSLESNPATVTTEANGNDTDLNTQVLNIFREPANIESEHGVHIDEVVKRLKLPEEKIKEAIDYNVNVGHIYSTIDDFHFKSALTD; this is encoded by the exons ATGAGCCAACCCGACCTCTCCCCGTCGCAGTTCACCTCCTCCCAGTCCCAGAATGACGCCGCCGCACCGTCCAAG ATGCGGGGCGCATCCAGCACCATGCCGCTCACCGTCAAGCAGATCGACGACGCGCATCAGTCTGCCACCGGCGACAAGGGCGCCCCCTTCCTCGTCGACGGCGTCGAGACGGCTAAT ATTAGACTTGTGGGGATGGTCAACGGCAAGGCGGAGAGGACCACCGATGTGTCATTCACGCTCGACGACGGCACTGGCCGCCTCGATTTCATCAGATG GGTGAATGATGCTTCCGATTCTTCTGAAACTGCTGCAGTTCG AAATGGTATGTACGTCTCTGTCATCGGTAGCCTCAAGGGACTTCAAGAGCGAAAGCGTGCCACTGCTTTCTCAGTCGG GCCTGTAACTGACTTCAATGAGGTTACGCTGCATTTCATTCAGTGTGTTCGGATGCATATAGAGAACACTAAATCTAAGGTATCAC TCCCGCACGAAACCAGTTCTTCAGTGGGAGTGTCAGCCTCAAATGTGTTCAGTGAATCAAGCACACCAACATCTTTGGAATCCAATCCA GCAACCGTGACCACTGAAGCAAATGGAAATGACACTGATTTGAACACACAGGTGCTGAATATTTTCCGTGAACCAGCAAACAT TGAGAGTGAGCATGGGGTGCACATCGATGAGGTAGTCAAGCGGCTCAAACTGCCAGAGGAGAAGATCAA GGAAGCTATTGATTACAATGTGAATGTTGGGCATATTTACTCAACCATTGATGATTTTCACTTCAAGTCAGCTTTGACCGACTAA
- the LOC120650753 gene encoding delta(24)-sterol reductase-like, protein MAADSVATTTTTPRPVVRPKRKKALVDYLVTFRWIPAIFVALPLSALIYFCIYIGGMLSSMKPEERRRREHEENGHKVVRRLKQRDPKKDGLVCTARKPWVVVGMRNVDYKRARRFEVDLSAFHNILEIDTERMVARVEPLVSMGQITKVTCPMNLSLAVAPEFDDLTVGGLINSYGISGSSHIYGLFSDTVVSMEVVLADGRVVRATKDNEHSDLFYAMPWSQGTIGFLVAAEIKLIRIKEYMRLTYTPVRGTLKEIAQAYADSFAARADADAADDSKKENHQRQQVPDFVEGMVYSPSEGVMMTGVYATAEEAKKKGNRINRVGWWFKPWFYQYAQTALQRGEFVEYIPTREYYHRHTRSLYWEAKLIIPFADQFWFRFLLGWLMPPKITLLKITQGEAIRNYYHDNHVIQDVLVPLHKVGEVLEFGHRELEVYPVWLCPHRLFKAPVKAMVQPEAGFEQHPRQGDSSYAQMYTDVGFYYAPGAVLRGEEFDGAEAVRKLEQWLIANHGFQAQYAVSELSEKDFWRMFDPSHYDHCRRKYGAAGTFMSNYYKSKKGRKTDKEVRDAEAEAEAAAAIVEPDAAE, encoded by the exons ATGGCGGCGGATTCAGTagcaacgacgacgacgacgccccgGCCTGTGGTGCGACCCAAGCGGAAGAAGGCTCTGGTGGATTACCTGGTGACATTCCGATGGATCCCTGCCATCTTCGTGGCCCTTCCCCTCTCGGCTCTCATCTACTTCTGCATCTACATCGGAGGCATGCTGTCCTCCATGAAACCCGAGGAGCGCCGGCGCAGGGAGCACGAGGAGAACGGCCACAAGGTCGTGAGGCGCCTCAAGCAGAGGGACCCCAAGAAGGACGGCCTCGTGTGCACGGCCAGGAAGCCATGGGTGGTGGTCGGCATGCGCAACGTCGACTACAAGCGCGCCCGCCGCTTCGAGGTGGACCTGTCGGCGTTCCACAACATCCTCGAGATCGACACGGAGAGGATGGTGGCCAGGGTGGAGCCTCTGGTGAGCATGGGCCAGATCACCAAGGTCACCTGCCCCATGAACCTCTCCCTCGCCGTGGCCCCCGAGTTCGACGACCTCACCGTCGGCGGCCTCATCAACAGCTACGGCATCTCAGGGAGCTCCCACATCTACGGCCTCTTCTCCGACACGGTGGTGTCAATGGAGGTGGTCCTGGCGGACGGCCGGGTGGTGAGGGCCACCAAGGACAACGAGCACTCGGACCTCTTCTACGCCATGCCGTGGTCGCAGGGCACCATCGGCTTCCTGGTCGCAGCCGAGATCAAGCTCATTCGCATCAAGGAGTACATGAGGCTGACCTACACCCCCGTCAGGGGCACGCTCAAGGAGATAGCGCAGGCCTACGCCGACTCGTTTGCTGCAAGGGCTGATGCTGATGCTGCTGATGATTCAAAGAAGGAAAATCACCAGCGCCAGCAGGTCCCTGACTTTGTGGAAGGCATGGTGTACTCCCCCTCCGAGGGCGTGATGATGACGGGTGTGTACgccacggcggaggaggccaAGAAGAAGGGCAACCGGATCAACCGCGTGGGGTGGTGGTTCAAGCCCTGGTTCTACCAGTACGCCCAGACGGCTCTGCAGCGGGGCGAGTTCGTGGAGTACATCCCCACGAGGGAGTACTACCACCGGCACACCAGGTCCCTCTACTGGGAGGCCAAGCTCATCATCCCTTTCGCCGACCAGTTCTGGTTCAGGTTCCTGCTCGGCTGGCTGATGCCACCCAAGATCACCTTGCTCAAGATCACCCAGGGCGAGGCTATCAGGAACTACTACCATGACAACCATGTCATCCAGGACGTGCTGGTGCCGCTGCACAAAGTCGGAGAAGTGCTCGAATTTGGGCACCGAGAACTGGAG GTCTACCCTGTTTGGCTCTGCCCTCATCGCCTGTTCAAGGCCCCCGTGAAGGCCATGGTGCAGCCCGAGGCCGGGTTCGAGCAGCATCCCCGGCAGGGCGACAGCAGCTACGCCCAGATGTACACGGACGTGGGCTTCTACTACGCCCCCGGCGCCGTGCTGCGCGGCGAGGAGTtcgacggcgcggaggcggtgcGGAAGCTGGAGCAGTGGCTCATCGCCAACCACGGCTTCCAGGCGCAGTACGCCGTGTCGGAGCTGAGCGAGAAGGACTTCTGGAGGATGTTCGACCCCTCCCACTACGACCACTGCCGCCGCAAGTACGGCGCCGCGGGCACCTTCATGAGCAACTACTACAAGTccaagaaggggaggaagacggacaaggaggtcagggacgccgaggcggaggcggaggcggcggctgccatCGTCGAACCGGACGCCGCCGAATGA